Sequence from the Prionailurus bengalensis isolate Pbe53 chromosome A3, Fcat_Pben_1.1_paternal_pri, whole genome shotgun sequence genome:
ACATGGCTAGCTTGGGTTTCCTGACTGCAGGGTGGACTGAGGTTAGAGAGACAACCTTGTTGGTGGCTAGCTTTCCTCCGGATGAGCGTTTTAAGAAGTAGAAaatggaagcagggagtggaAATGGATCAAAGCAGTTACAGAACCCTCCTCTGAATGCAAGGACAGGATTAGACCCCACCTCTCAATGGGAAGGGGGTCAGTGAATCTGTGTCCATATTTAGTCGGCTACAGAGCCACAAAGAAAACGTGGTTTTCTTACATTGGCATATCGTTTTTTACCACCAAAGACAGAGGACAGCTTCCACAGTAACTGCGTTTATATAGGTATCAGTCATTTTGATATGAGTTATCTAAGTAAAAACCCAGCCATTGCATTATGGCCCCACCTCACATGCCTTTGAGTTTTAGTCACATCGATCAGCCTATGTTAGGGAGGGAAGTCCCCCTCTGAGTTCTTCATACTCTACTTTCTGAGTGTCCGATTTCTACCAATGACCCCCTCGAGCCCTGTATTGCCTCCTTACacctctcctccctgtcccccctaCCTGCTATAGAGAAATCTGAAAGCAACCAGCATGGTACCCTCCCTCAGAGAACTTCACTTCTCCCCGTTTCTCACAGAGCCTGTGGCTCAAACATCCAAATACACCCTCCGGGTCCCCCATGGCTGGATGGGAGTCACTTTCCAGTTCAGTTTCCCCTACTTCTTCCAACCCCCTCACCCAAAcacacaacccccacccccaacacacacatgcaggctCACGCCATTCTTTCAGCCAATATGTATTCAGTGTCTGcctgtgttgggcactgtgctcaTTGGTAGGTTCCAGAAAGCTCCAGTATTATTACACGTGCcttgtatttttcccttttgggggCTTTGCTTACATTCCCAAACATTAAGGGCGTTTCTTGTTACTGTTTTATTAGTATCAGGCACTGTACCTACACAGCAATGTAGCAGTAAACAGGGGCTTGAGTACTGTGTGAAGGAGAGGTTCCTTCTCCCTTACCTTTTATCTTGTCCATTTCATCTCTGCCTTCTTCGTCACCCTTTCTCTGTTGGAGGCTCATCTAGAATCAGGCAGCTTTTCCTTCATCTCCTCTCGTGTTTGACATGTGAACATACTACCTTCCTGTTCCACGAGAGACTCATGATGGGGGTGAAGTCGGAGGCTACTTATTTGAGTGTATTTTTGAAGTCCACAGATACCCTGGCATCACATTCGCCCACAGTGGCTAACTGCAGACCTGGCTGAAGCATTGGTTGTTCAGGACCCTAGTGGACTTCTGGTATATTTCAGGCAgcccccagggcctgggggagacCAGGAAGAATCTGACACGGTTGTCACCCATTAAAAGCACACAGTACTACAGCTGTACAATATAGGAGCCTTTGTTGTCTGataaagcagggaagagagggcgGACGGACTCTGCTTCTTAACTCAGCTGCTTTGCTTTTCCAATGGAATTCTGTAAACCCAGTTTCAGGGAGAGGCTTTTGGGATGGGCCCCAATTCAGTAGCTGCCAGGGTGGGGGAAGTGGTTATACCTGCAGAGGTTTTCCATATATACAGCCACTCCTCCAGCTGTCTCCCAAGACTCTAGGCAGGACCTCTTGTCTGGCACGGATCCAGTGGAGGAaagtggggtggggctggggggataTGACGCTTAAATTTAGTCAAACTTCCCAAATGATCCTGGTTTCTGATGCCCCTTCTAACCCTCCCCTGCAGAAACACTGCTCAAGCCAGATTGTCCCCAGGGGCCTCTGAGCAGGTGTCTTCCGGTGGCTAACTGCAGACCTGGCTGTTTTTCAGGTTCATTCGGCCTCCTACCGACACAAGGTGCTGACCCCAGAGACCTGCCATGAAACCACACTTGAAGCAATGGAGACAACGAATGCTTTGCGGGATCTTCGCCTGGGGGCTCCTCTTCGTGGTGATTTTCATTTACTTCACCGACAGCAACCCAGCTGAGCCTGCGCCCAgctccttctccttcctggagACCAGGAGGCTCCTGCCCATGCAGGGGAAGCAGAGAGCCATCATGGGTGCCATGCAGGAGCCCTCCTTGCCCGAGAGCGTGGGTGCGAACAAGCGGCTGCTGGGCGGACGCCCGTCTGTCCCCTTCCGCGCTGGTCCAGGCGACCTGCCGCAATGGACCCAGGTGCAGGATGGGTTTGAAAATGACGAAGAGTTCTTTTCATCCCAGATCGGGAGAAAATCGCAAAGTGCTTTCTACCCGGAGGACGACGACTACTTCTTTGCCGCCGGGCAGCCAGGGTTGCACAGCCACACTCTGGGCACGCCGGGGGCCCTCTCCCCCGGGGACCCAGGCCGGCGGGAGGGGGCTGCACCGGTTCGCCTGGCTCAGAGAAGGCGGTCGAGGAAGCGGCAGCGGAAACCCGGCGGGAGCCCGGCGCTGGAGCACGGCGACGACGGGGACAGGCTATACTCGTCCATGTCCAGGGCCTTCCTCCACCGGCTCTGGAAGGGAAACGTCTCGTCCAAGATGCTCAACCCGCGGCTGCAGAAGGCCATGCAGGACTACCTGAGCGCCAACAAGCACGGCGTGCGCTTccgcgggcggcgggcggccggGCTGAGCCGCGCTGAGCTGCTGTGTGCGCTGCGGAGCCGGGTGCGGGTGCGCACGCTGGACGGCAAGGAGGCGCCCTTCTCCGCGCTCGGTTGGCAGAAGCTGGTCCCCGCCGTGCCGCTGAGCCAGCTGCACCCGCGCGGCCTGCGGAGCTGCGCCGTGGTCATGTCTGCCGGCGCCATCCTCAACTCCTCCCTGGGCGAGGAGATAGGTGGGTCCCGCACGGTCGCCCACGGTGCGCACTCGGCCTTGTTCTTTGCGTCTGGCTGGCTGGGCAGAACGGGGGTTCTGCGCTGGATGTCTCTGACGCCAGCCGGAGAGTCTCCTGTGCTTCTCCCTCACTGGCGCAGAACGAGCCTGTTGGAGGTAGCAGCAAAGGTCTTTTTGGGGGTCGATTTGAAAGCAATGGTGTTCCCCCTCTCCTGGCTGGCAGGGGAGTGGAAGGTCTGTGTCCTGCCCCTGGCAGCCGCTCCAAGTTCTTCTCCCAAAGAGACTGTGTTCTACGTGGCCAGGCTCCTGGCCTAGCCTGCAGAGACCTGATGAACCCCTAAGTTGTAGGCTCATGGGAGAGGAGCAAGAGGACCAGAAAAGAGCAGAACTGTCTGCAGGGCAAAGACAGTTAGAGAGGGCGCAACTGCAAAGAGAAGTATGCATGGTGGTAATTTTAGTTAGCCCAGGGACTAAATGGATGTTGTGGCTCAGAGAAGAGCCCTTCCTGTCCGCACAATGAGCTCTGACCTCACGCCAGCTAGTGCATGTCCAACCTTTGAGTCGTGGCCAGGACACCCATCAGGGACCTTCTCTCAAGATGGTAAATAACATGACCACACCTTGGGTATCCGTCTTTCCTTCTGAACTCTGCCTTCAGAGCCCTGTCAAGAGCCCAGGAGCACATCTGGGTCATAGTTCCTGTATTAGGCCTGTCCAGAGAAACAGATTgatgtagagagagaggagattttTTTAAGGACTTGCTCCTGCTGTTGTGGGGACAGACAAGTCTGAAATTTGTAGGGCAGGTGAGTAGGCTGGAAGTTTGGATAAGAGTTGAGATTGCTGTCTGGAGGCTGGAGTCTGTAGGGCAGGCCAGCAGGTGGGAAGTTGAGGCAGGGCTTCTCTTTTGcatctggaggcagaattccttctttctcAGCAAACTTCAGGCTTAGCTGTAAGGCCTTAGCCTTCCCTCTGTGCCCATGCTCATTCCATTGCCACACGGGCAAACAAGCAGTTTGAGTCTATAGAATCATCCATTCATTTAGTAAACATGTGTTTAGTCCTTACTATGCTCAGACTTCTGTACTAGgtgccaagaaaaaaatgtgaatcgGACACAGCCTTGGCCTGAAGTCAAGTTGTAAAACAACTGTGTCTAATACATTCTCACAGTAGACAGTGTTGTAGCTCATAGCTAATCTGGAAGTTTCAGTCAAGGGGCTTTTGCTCACTTGGTAGAAAGGAATAACCATTGTTTCTTGGGTCTGTCAGTGTTCTGTATTCCTGAGGAGGGGCTGACATGCCAGAGCTGCCTTGAAATAGGGCGATGCCATTGTAATTGGGTCCCACCACCCAGACCTCCTATCAGACATTCTTGGGAATGGAGCtgaatgtgaatttttaaaaagttgaaaaaagtaaGCACGAGCACGGGCTTGAGGTGTAGGGTCCCAGTGTCCCAGTGCTGACATTACAGCAGGCTCATAATAACACTGTCCATGTGTCATATGCAGCCAAAGCCGGAGCAGAGTAGTCTGCAATTGATTATGGAAGAACAGTGGTTTAAAGCTCCCTGGGGTGAAGTTCCTTCTCATTCCCGAGGACCATTATTAATAATGTAAGAAGGAATTTAAGTATTATGCTTTAAAGCAGGCAGTAACTTGCTTccggttttgttttgctttattttaaacacCTCTGCACAGTAGCTGCATATATGGATTGCTCTTGCGTGTCAGGGAGATTTCTCTTGCTCTTTATTCTGGCAAAAATATCCTTGACCAGAGTCTTATAAATTCTACTTGATTCAGAGTTTGGAAGAGAGTGTGAAAGACACTGGGAATTACACATTTCTGGGGAACGTGAAATGTCACTTACATCTTTGTTAGTTGCTAGCATCCAAATTTAACTTCTATTGTCTGCCCTTAGGTGAAGCTTCATGATTAGAACTATAGACTTCCAATTATGATATTGAAGAACGCAActcagaaattttaagaaattgtctTTATTGTATTGCCCAGGTTCCTTTGAACCCAGTTTTTTACTACCATTTTAAGAATGTGGAATCAGCACAGTTCCGTGTGTAAAAgcaaaaagtttcatttttataagcGAGGGTGTCTCTTAGTCTCAGCACTTGTGCATGCCAG
This genomic interval carries:
- the ST6GAL2 gene encoding beta-galactoside alpha-2,6-sialyltransferase 2 — encoded protein: MKPHLKQWRQRMLCGIFAWGLLFVVIFIYFTDSNPAEPAPSSFSFLETRRLLPMQGKQRAIMGAMQEPSLPESVGANKRLLGGRPSVPFRAGPGDLPQWTQVQDGFENDEEFFSSQIGRKSQSAFYPEDDDYFFAAGQPGLHSHTLGTPGALSPGDPGRREGAAPVRLAQRRRSRKRQRKPGGSPALEHGDDGDRLYSSMSRAFLHRLWKGNVSSKMLNPRLQKAMQDYLSANKHGVRFRGRRAAGLSRAELLCALRSRVRVRTLDGKEAPFSALGWQKLVPAVPLSQLHPRGLRSCAVVMSAGAILNSSLGEEIDSHDAVLRFNSAPTRGYEKDVGNKTTVRIINSQILTNPNHHFIDSSLYKNVILVAWDPAPYSANLNLWYKKPDYNLFTPYVQHRQRNPNQPFYILHPKFIWQLWDIIQENTKEKIQPNPPSSGFIGILIMMSMCSEVHVYEYIPSIRQTELCHYHELYYDAACTLGAYHPLLYEKLLVQRLNTGAQGDLHRKGKVVLPGLRAVRCPAPRRVGPHS